A region of Porites lutea chromosome 13, jaPorLute2.1, whole genome shotgun sequence DNA encodes the following proteins:
- the LOC140922630 gene encoding uncharacterized protein, translating to MYAVCHSRSSTLYQADNFLLGTRRRKMPLPGPDAPDLREEGSSNAGSDGFHSLVQQAVADSMASVTTQISSLIDSRFDNFKKQFTEENSSSVEAAVKRAKRARFVFQSKGNEQQFEHAESVLDKLESAKGALNANAISKAKTAIEEGIALVTKRMKVIKIADKSQYSWATVQEYLSDELASDSEDEKRLFRSERRAEKKVKDSKKKRSQKYQHQRFQPYPPFNPNHRSSLPTLDAHSNTGSRFGRDLGVRGRQIGPCFKLSGNLLLLLFLNCLD from the coding sequence atgtatgctgtttgtcactctcgctccagtacgctgtaccaggcagataattttttgttaggcaCAAGAAGACGCAAGATGCCCCTTCCGGGACCAGATGCTCCCGATTTGCGAGAAGAAGGTTCTTCTAACGCTGGTTCTGATGGTTTTCATTCTTTAGTGCAGCAGGCTGTAGCTGATTCGATGGCTTCCGTTACCACGCAGATATCGTCTTTAATCGACTCCCGCTTCGACAACTTTAAGAAGCAGTTCACGGAGGAAAATTCTTCATCAGTTGAGGCAGCCGTTAAACGTGCGAAGCGCGCtcgttttgttttccagagcaAAGGAAACGAGCAGCAGTTTGAACATGCCGAatctgttttggacaagctcgAGAGTGCGAAGGGTGCACTTAACGCCAATGCCATTTCCAAAGCCAAAACCGCCATTGAAGAAGGTATTGCTTTAGTTACTAAAAGAATGAAGGTAATTAAGATCGCCGATAAAAGTCAGTATAGCTGGGCCACTGTTCAAGAGTACCTTTCGGACGAATTGGCATCTGACTCGGAGGACGAGAAGAGGTTATTTCGCTCGGAGAGGAGAGCAGAGAAGAAAGTTAAAGATTCGAAGAAGAAGCGCTCTCAGAAGTATCAGCATCAGAGATTTCAGCCTTATCCACCGTTCAACCCTAACCACCGTTCTTCCTTACCGACTTTGGATGCGCATTCTAATACAGGAAGTCGTTTTGGCCGTGATCTAGGCGTTCGTGGTCGACAGATTGGCCCGTGTTTTAAGTTAAGTGgcaatttgttattgttgttgtttcttaactGCTTAGACTAG
- the LOC140922629 gene encoding integrase/recombinase xerD homolog — MPAHPLCIALYLLELTEDALQKNSGCSAIDSALYGMRWAHKIAGLASPTEHPTVIAAAEGARRKLSKPVQPKQPLDLETVVKVAQYYNTALASLADIRFLFVFLVGYAGLFRISELLSVKIKDITIVHDSMSIFVSKRKNDQFREGHTSIIARSGKVSCPVSITERLLVLLASPKESCSPVLRRIVRTKNGAYFHKSLGISYSTIRDEFKKYVSPFVNDPSDYCLHSLKSGGASNDGYKLSDPELKDRHAGWKNPCTKRRYTKRSHSEMLEVTRSMGI; from the coding sequence ATGCCCGCTCATCCGTTGTGCATTGCCCTGTACTTATTGGAGTTAACTGAAGATGCCTTGCAGAAGAATAGTGGTTGCTCTGCTATTGATTCTGCGCTTTATGGTATGCGTTGGGCGCACAAGATAGCAGGTCTGGCGTCGCCCACAGAGCATCCAACGGTTATTGCAGCCGCGGAAGGAGCTAGAAGAAAGTTATCTAAGCCAGTTCAACCCAAGCAACCCCTGGATCTTGAGACTGTTGTCAAAGTCGCTCAGTATTATAACACAGCTTTAGCTTCTCTTGCAGAcattcgttttttgtttgtatttttagttgGCTATGCTGGTCTATTTCGAATTTCTGAGTTATTGAGTGTTAAGATCAAAGACATTACCATTGTTCACGATAGCATGTCGATTTTCGTCTCTAAGAGGAAGAATGATCAATTTCGTGAAGGGCATACTTCTATAATTGCCAGATCTGGTAAGGTTTCATGTCCCGTTTCAATCACTGAGAGGCTTCTTGTTCTGTTGGCTAGTCCTAAGGAATCTTGTTCTCCTGTTTTGCGTAGAATAGTTCGCACTAAGAATGGCGCATATTTTCACAAGTCTCTAGGGATTAGTTACTCCACTATTCGTGACGAATTCAAGAAATATGTTTCGCCGTTTGTAAATGATCCAAGTGATTATTGTTTACATAGCCTCAAATCAGGTGGCGCGTCTAATGACGGTTATAAGCTAAGCGATCCCGAGCTGAAAGATAGACATGCAGGATGGAAGAATCCTTGCACTAAGAGGCGTTACACCAAGCGTTCTCATTCTGAGATGCTTGAAGTTACTAGAAGTATGGGTATCTAA